The Brassica oleracea var. oleracea cultivar TO1000 chromosome C6, BOL, whole genome shotgun sequence genome includes a region encoding these proteins:
- the LOC106298926 gene encoding proteasome assembly chaperone 4, whose translation METEYDQVLHSVAQVKITDSADVNQDEDGVKVSCFTEVLDDVTLHFQVIRLAKQIYVWIGYNSAKFGNLYAAASTRPSNTVSVTSLLGGTSDNTGSGIARRLVMKTGPSIILACNIPKNNPLLEAKAEKILIRKLIDLGYTMPTPLPAT comes from the exons ATGGAGACTGAATACGACCAAGTTCTTCACTCCGTTGCTCAGGTTAAAATCACTGATTCCGCCGATGTGAACCAAGACGAGGACGGCGTAAAGGTTTCGTGCTTCACTGAAGTTCTCGATGATGTCACTCTTCACTTCCAGGTCATCCGTCTCGCAAAGCAG ATTTATGTATGGATTGGTTATAACTCCGCCAAATTTGGGAACTTATACGCAGCCGCTTCAACGCGACCG AGCAATACAGTAAGTGTTACTTCGTTACTTGGTGGAACATCTGATAACACTGGATCTGGCATTGCGCGTAGATTAG TGATGAAGACTGGTCCCAGTATAATCCTAGCTTGCAATATCCCTAAAAACAATCCCTTGCTCGAG GCAAAAGCTGAGAAAATCTTGATCAGAAAATTGATTGATCTTGGTTACACAATGCCAACACCTTTACCAGCAACATAA
- the LOC106298982 gene encoding tRNA-specific adenosine deaminase 2 isoform X2, translated as MASLVKEDHFEESHKYMGFALHQAKLALEALEVPAGCVITEDGKVIASGRNRRNETRNATRHAEMEAIDELVGPWRKDGLSPSQVAERFSKCVLYVTCEPCIICASALSFLGIKEVYYGCANDKFGGCGSVLSLHLVSSDISEKTQRGKGYKCRGGIMADEAVSLFKCFYEQGNPNDLM; from the exons ATGGCATCACTAGTGAAAGAGGACCACTTTGAGGAGTCACACAAGTATATGGGTTTTGCTCTGCACCAG GCTAAGCTTGCTTTGGAGGCTCTTGAAGTTCCCGCGGG ATGTGTCATTACTGAAGACGGTAAGGTTATTGCTTCAGGAAGAAACAGACGAAACGAGACACGCAAT GCCACAAGACATGCAGAAATGGAAGCAATTGATGAACTTGTTGGACCTTGGCGGAAAGATGGACTCTCGCCTTCTCAAGTCGCTGAGAGATTCTCCAAGTGCGTACTCTACGTAACTTGTGAACCTTGCATTATCTGTGCATCTGCCTTGTCGTTTCTCG GTATAAAGGAAGTGTATTATGGATGTGCAAATGATAAGTTTGGGGGATGTGGTTCCGTACTGTCTCTTCACTTAGTGAGTTCTGATATCAG TGAGAAAACTCAAAGAGGAAAAGGCTACAAGTGCAGAGGGGGAATAATGGCAGATGAAGCTGTTTCTCTTTTCAAGTGTTTCTATGAACAAGGCAATCCTAACG ATTTAATGTAG
- the LOC106298982 gene encoding tRNA-specific adenosine deaminase 2 isoform X1 — protein MASLVKEDHFEESHKYMGFALHQAKLALEALEVPAGCVITEDGKVIASGRNRRNETRNATRHAEMEAIDELVGPWRKDGLSPSQVAERFSKCVLYVTCEPCIICASALSFLGIKEVYYGCANDKFGGCGSVLSLHLVSSDISEKTQRGKGYKCRGGIMADEAVSLFKCFYEQGNPNAPKPHRPVVQR, from the exons ATGGCATCACTAGTGAAAGAGGACCACTTTGAGGAGTCACACAAGTATATGGGTTTTGCTCTGCACCAG GCTAAGCTTGCTTTGGAGGCTCTTGAAGTTCCCGCGGG ATGTGTCATTACTGAAGACGGTAAGGTTATTGCTTCAGGAAGAAACAGACGAAACGAGACACGCAAT GCCACAAGACATGCAGAAATGGAAGCAATTGATGAACTTGTTGGACCTTGGCGGAAAGATGGACTCTCGCCTTCTCAAGTCGCTGAGAGATTCTCCAAGTGCGTACTCTACGTAACTTGTGAACCTTGCATTATCTGTGCATCTGCCTTGTCGTTTCTCG GTATAAAGGAAGTGTATTATGGATGTGCAAATGATAAGTTTGGGGGATGTGGTTCCGTACTGTCTCTTCACTTAGTGAGTTCTGATATCAG TGAGAAAACTCAAAGAGGAAAAGGCTACAAGTGCAGAGGGGGAATAATGGCAGATGAAGCTGTTTCTCTTTTCAAGTGTTTCTATGAACAAGGCAATCCTAACG CTCCAAAGCCACACCGCCCTGTAGTTCAAAGATGA
- the LOC106298983 gene encoding uncharacterized protein LOC106298983 isoform X3 has product MMMPSGMANKIAMLVSEARNKNAEQKDSLFKSNKEMKVTMWHWKQQLFADTSTVVVPLSTLKAIYGEVTTNTQSGETVKEESRMSTTSRIMV; this is encoded by the exons ATGATGATGCCTTCAG GAATGGCAAACAAGATTGCAATGCTGGTTTCAGAAGCGAGGAACAAGAATGCT GAGCAAAAGGATTCACTCTTCAAGTCTAACAAGGAAATGAAAGTCACTATGTGGCATTGGAAACAGCAACTCTTTGCTGATACGTCCACCGTTGTTGTTCCTTTGTCCACGCTTAAAGCCATCTATGGCGAAGTCACCACAAACACTCAATCTG GTGAAACAGTCAAGGAAGAGTCTAGAATGTCTACTACCTCCAGGATCATGGTATGA
- the LOC106298983 gene encoding uncharacterized protein LOC106298983 isoform X1, whose protein sequence is MMMPSGMANKIAMLVSEARNKNAVINTCLGVSFIVLGLRSDKQQKYVEALQEQKDSLFKSNKEMKVTMWHWKQQLFADTSTVVVPLSTLKAIYGEVTTNTQSGETVKEESRMSTTSRIMV, encoded by the exons ATGATGATGCCTTCAG GAATGGCAAACAAGATTGCAATGCTGGTTTCAGAAGCGAGGAACAAGAATGCTGTAATAAACACATGTCTTGGAGTGTCTTTTATTGTTTTGGGGTTAAGATCTGATAAGCAGCAAAAATATGTTGAGGCCTTACAGGAGCAAAAGGATTCACTCTTCAAGTCTAACAAGGAAATGAAAGTCACTATGTGGCATTGGAAACAGCAACTCTTTGCTGATACGTCCACCGTTGTTGTTCCTTTGTCCACGCTTAAAGCCATCTATGGCGAAGTCACCACAAACACTCAATCTG GTGAAACAGTCAAGGAAGAGTCTAGAATGTCTACTACCTCCAGGATCATGGTATGA
- the LOC106298983 gene encoding uncharacterized protein LOC106298983 isoform X2 — MANKIAMLVSEARNKNAVINTCLGVSFIVLGLRSDKQQKYVEALQEQKDSLFKSNKEMKVTMWHWKQQLFADTSTVVVPLSTLKAIYGEVTTNTQSGETVKEESRMSTTSRIMV; from the exons ATGGCAAACAAGATTGCAATGCTGGTTTCAGAAGCGAGGAACAAGAATGCTGTAATAAACACATGTCTTGGAGTGTCTTTTATTGTTTTGGGGTTAAGATCTGATAAGCAGCAAAAATATGTTGAGGCCTTACAGGAGCAAAAGGATTCACTCTTCAAGTCTAACAAGGAAATGAAAGTCACTATGTGGCATTGGAAACAGCAACTCTTTGCTGATACGTCCACCGTTGTTGTTCCTTTGTCCACGCTTAAAGCCATCTATGGCGAAGTCACCACAAACACTCAATCTG GTGAAACAGTCAAGGAAGAGTCTAGAATGTCTACTACCTCCAGGATCATGGTATGA
- the LOC106297215 gene encoding uncharacterized protein LOC106297215, whose translation MANIEKLQFSALKITGENYIEWITNEKPYLVMKKITETIRIGNKSPPEHIAEAIIFLKKHLDENLTHDYASVEDSAELWQALKERFDNQREVNLPHALEEWKNLRFQDFQKVEDYNSAVLGIVSLLKYYGNPVSELHFLPEIYGKCGYTRVSELIVALMLAEKNNELLIKNHNSRPTGAKAFPEVNATAIENSERKNQTNRGHGRRFNNKRGKTYNPKWKGSNKWVRSGQVSKGKETQENTTQKRETVCYRCGCKGHRSRTCHTPPHLCKLYQESTKGKSKELNLTENFKGTSYLDASDFANELD comes from the exons ATGGCAAACATCGAGAAACTCCAGTTCTCGGCTCTGAAAATAACTGGCGAAAATTACATCGAATGGATCACAAATGAGAAACCTTACCTTGTAATGAAAAAGATAACCGAAACAATAAGAATCGGTAACAAATCACCGCCCGAGCATATAGCCGAAGCGATAATCTTCCTGAAGAAGCATTTAGATGAGAATCTAACGCACGACTATGCAAGCGTAGAAGACTCAGCTGAACTGTGGCAAGCTTTAAAAGAAAGGTTCGATAACCAGAGAGAAGTCAACCTCCCTCACGCTCTAGAAGAGTGGAAAAATCTGAGGTTCCAAGATTTTCAAAAGGTTGAGGATTACAATTCCGCTGTCCTGGGGATAGTTTCACTCCTAAAGTATTATGGTAACCCTGTCTCTGAG CTTCACTTCTTGCCCGAAATTTACGGAAAATGCGGGTACACGAGAGTTTCTGAATTGATAGTTGCGCTCATGTTGGCTGAAAAGAACAATGAGCTCCTGATCAAAAACCACAATTCCCGACCTACGGGAGCCAAAGCATTTCCTGAAGTGAATGCTACGGCGATAGAAAATTCGGAAAGGAAAAACCAGACCAACCGAGGTCATGGTCGCCGTTTCAACAACAAACGTGGAAAAACTTACAATCCCAAATGGAAGGGATCTAACAAGTGGGTTAGATCCGGACAAGTTTCTAAGGGTAAAGAAACTCAAGAGAATACCACCCAGAAGCGTGAGACAGTGTGTTACAGATGTGGCTGTAAAGGACATCGGTCTCGTACCTGTCATACTCCTCCACATCTCTGTAAGTTATATCAAGAGTCCACGAAAGGAAAATCTAAAGAACTGAACCTCACTGAAAACTTTAAAGGGACATCGTACCTCGATGCCTCTGACTTCGCAAATGAGCTGGACTAA
- the LOC106296815 gene encoding probable sugar phosphate/phosphate translocator At1g48230 encodes MVNKTLLLTYSYLLIYILLSSGVILYNKWVLSPKYFNFPLPITLTMIHMGFSGLVAFLLIRVFKVVSPVKMTFEIYVTCVVPISAFFASSLWFGNTAYLHISVAFIQMLKALMPVATFIMAVVCGTDKARCDVFLNMLLVSVGVVVSSYGEINFNIIGTVYQVTGIFAEALRLVLTQVLLQKKGLTLNPVTSLYYIAPCSFVFLSLPWYVLEKPSIEVSQIQFNFWIFFSNALCALALNFSIFLVIGRTGAVTIRVAGVLKDWILIALSTVIFPESTITGLNIIGYAIALCGVVMYNYIKIKDVKAAQPITDSLPDRITKDWKAKSSSDGESPRGIELIDEEAPLITSRLSHIGRTQLGTHTAV; translated from the exons ATGGTAAACAAGACGCTTTTGCTAACATACAGCTACTTACTCATCTACATTCTACTCTCTTCTGGAGTCATTCTCTACAACAAG TGGGTTCTATCTCCCAAATACTTCAACTTCCCCCTTCCTATAACATTGACTATGATCCACATGGGCTTTTCTGGGCTTGTCGCCTTCCTTCTTATTCGAGTTTTCAAG GTTGTCTCTCCTGTTAAAATGACATTCGAAAT ATACGTAACCTGTGTGGTACCTATAAGCGCATTCTTTGCGTCCAGCCTTTG GTTTGGCAATACTGCATATTTGCACATTTCAGTTGCCTTCATTCAGATGCTCAAAGCACTAA TGCCGGTAGCAACATTTATCATGGCCGTTGTTTGTGGAACTGACAAAGCAAGGTGTGACGTCTTCTTGAACATGCTGCTGGTCAGTGTTGGAGTTGTGGTTTCCTCCTATGGGGAAATTAATTTCAACATTATCGGGACGGTCTACCAGGTCACGGGCATCTTTGCTGAAGCACTTAGACTGGTGCTAACTCAAGTTCTTCTTCAGAAAAAGGGCCTGACATTAAACCCTGTCACCAGCTTATACTATATAGCCCCCTGCAG CTTTGTTTTCCTGTCCTTGCCTTGGTATGTACTGGAGAAACCCAGCATAGAAGTGTCGCAGATACAATTCAACTTCTGGATCTTTTTCTCAAACGCTCTATGCGCACTTGCCTTAAACTTCTCCATATTCTTAGTAATCGGAAGAACAGGAGCAGTAACCATCAGGGTTGCTGGCGTTCTCAAAGACTGGATCCTCATAGCCCTCTCCACTGTCATATTCCCTGAGTCCACAATCACTGGTCTCAACATTATCGGATACGCAATAG CACTCTGTGGGGTTGTAATGTACAATTACATAAAAATTAAAGATGTGAAAGCGGCTCAACCAATCACTGATAGCCTCCCAGATCGAATCACCAAG GATTGGAAGGCGAAGAGCTCGTCGGATGGAGAGAGCCCCAGAGGAATAGAGCTTATTGATGAGGAAGCTCCTTTGATAACGTCGCGCTTGTCGCATATCGGGCGGACTCAGCTTGGAACCCACACTGCCGTCTGA